From Miscanthus floridulus cultivar M001 chromosome 15, ASM1932011v1, whole genome shotgun sequence, the proteins below share one genomic window:
- the LOC136507504 gene encoding uncharacterized protein: MVMKFYWEDIDFRIFPMKQESPFYLFVSESYDCHNMNYRAVWNLRTVFVVMSGRGENRGRGRGAPPPMTVAEVLAMQGQFMQSMMQFFQNQPIEAPAPPPPRDKRRGFMQGHPPLQGAAQTWWESYQSARPNNAPAITWLEFVRDFKAHHIPDGLIELKQEEFRSLRMGSMSVSEYHDKFAQLARYAPNDVREDVDKQCLFLKGIYYDLRLQLAGNTYANFQQLKPNQQTPQRQNSNQKPVYNTGRVNHVVPETVDGAPEVMMGTFNINSIPANLKIRNTDIPKTAFTTRYGLYEYTVMSFGLTNAPAYFMYMMNKTDLNLRQRHWLELIKDYDLEVHYHPGKANVVADALSRKRYANELEMAPMLEELCEELQHLNLGIVYNAMEIEVTPTLGLEIHKGQLEDEKLREIVGNVALGKAPGFSIDENGTLWFGKRICVPEVKAICDAILREAHESAYSIHPRSTKMYLDLKEKYWWYGLKIDVAEYVAICDTCQRVKAEHQLTCRD; the protein is encoded by the exons ATGGTCATGAAATTTTACTGGGAGGATATAGACTTCCGTATCTTTCCAATGAAACAAGAATCACCTTTTTATCTGTTCGTATCTGAGAGTTATGACTGTCACAATATGAACTACCGTGCTGTTTGGAATCTGAGGACAGTTTTTGTTGTG ATGTCTGGCCGTGGAGAAAACAGAGGACGTGGGAGAGGTGCTCCACCACCCATGACCGTAGCAGAGGTGTTGGCGATGCAAGGACAGTTTATGCAATCCATGATGCAGTTCTTTCAGAACCAACCTATTGaagcaccagcacctccaccaccaAGAGACAAGCGGAGGGGATTCATGCAAGGACATCCTCCA CTTCAGGGAGCAGCTCAGACTTGGTGGGAGTCATATCAGTCTgctcgtcccaacaatgctcctgctatcacttggctaGAATTTGTGAGGGATTTCAAGGCACACCATATTCCAGATggtttgatagagctcaagcaagaggaattcagatctctcaggaTGGGTTCTATGTCCGTCAGTGAGTATcacgacaagtttgctcagttggctCGCTATGCTCCTAATGACGTGAGGGAGGATGTAGATAAGCAATGTCTCTTCCTCAAGGGAATTTACTATGATCTTAGGTTGCAATTGGCtggtaacacatatgctaatttCCAGCAGTTG AAGCCGAATCAACAGACACCTCAGAggcagaatagcaaccagaagcccGTGTACAACACTGGAAGAGTGAACCATGTGGTGCCTGAGACTGTGGATGGAGCACCAGAAGTTATGATGGGTACGTTCAACATCAACTCTATCCCCGCTAAT ttgaagattcggaATACTGATATACCAAAAACAGCTTTTACTACAAGGTATGGGTTATATGAGTATACAGTTATGtcgtttggtttgaccaatgcacctgcctactttatgtatatgatgaataag ACGGATCTGAACTTGAGACAACGTCATTGGTTGGaactgatcaaggattatgatctagaggtgcactatcatcctggtaaagcaaatgttgtggctgatgcacttagtaggaAGAGATATGCCAATGAGCTTGAGATGGCGCCTATGCTAGAGGAGTTATGTGAAGAGCTTCAGCACTTGAACCTTGGTATTGTTTATAATGCTATGGAGATAGAAGTGACACCTACACTAGGGCTTGAGATACATAAGGGTCAGTTGGAGGATGAGAAACTAAGGGAGATAGTAGGTAATGTAGCGCTTGGGAAAGCTCcaggcttcagcatagatgagaatgggactctatggtttgggaaaagaatCTGTGTGCCTGAAGTGAAAGCCATTTGTGATGCAATTCTACGGGAGGCACATGAGTcagcttactctattcatcctagaagtactaagatgtatctaGATCTTAAAGAaaagtactggtggtatggatTAAAGATAGATGTGGCTGAGTACGTTGCTAtatgtgatacttgtcagagagtgaaagctgagcatcaactGACCTGCAGGGATTAG